The following are encoded in a window of bacterium SCSIO 12643 genomic DNA:
- a CDS encoding putative sulfate exporter family transporter, translated as MKSRIPGIVFSFFIGMVAYLGALYIPMINSIVLALIMGMLYANIAPTPEKWSSGIHFSSKNLLEIAIIFLGFGISFYDIASLGWQIIIVLSLSILVVLGFTYFIVKRFNIQDSCGHLIGFGTAICGSSAIAALAPKLNSGKSEIGISIAVINLYGLIGMLAFPIVFSSDIIMDAAALMIGGTLHGVSNVAGAGYAMGETIGDLSLTIKLGRVALLAPALIFFNFLINRNASIKENLKLPYYIVGFILASSMITFFQLPVELIEIFRIVGKALLTISMAAIGLSIHFKQLYTQGKNALGFGALIFAFQILILGMMTYLIT; from the coding sequence ATGAAATCCAGAATTCCGGGAATTGTTTTCAGCTTTTTTATTGGAATGGTAGCCTATCTCGGTGCACTATATATCCCCATGATTAATTCCATTGTGCTGGCTCTAATCATGGGAATGCTGTATGCCAATATAGCTCCTACTCCAGAAAAGTGGTCTTCAGGGATTCATTTTTCATCTAAAAATCTACTCGAAATCGCAATTATTTTCCTCGGGTTCGGAATCAGTTTTTATGATATTGCCAGTTTGGGATGGCAAATCATTATTGTATTATCATTAAGTATTTTGGTCGTTTTAGGTTTCACCTATTTTATTGTAAAACGATTTAACATCCAGGATTCTTGTGGTCATTTAATTGGTTTTGGAACTGCTATTTGTGGTTCTAGTGCTATTGCCGCACTTGCTCCAAAACTCAACTCCGGTAAAAGTGAAATTGGGATTTCTATCGCTGTAATTAATCTTTACGGACTTATTGGTATGCTAGCTTTTCCAATTGTATTTAGCTCCGATATCATCATGGATGCAGCAGCATTAATGATTGGCGGTACTTTACATGGAGTTTCAAATGTAGCCGGAGCCGGATACGCAATGGGAGAAACTATAGGGGACTTGTCATTAACAATAAAACTCGGACGCGTGGCTTTACTCGCTCCTGCTTTGATTTTCTTTAACTTTTTGATCAATAGAAATGCTTCGATTAAAGAAAATCTGAAACTTCCTTATTATATCGTAGGCTTTATTCTTGCTTCAAGCATGATCACATTTTTTCAGCTACCTGTGGAGTTGATCGAAATTTTCAGAATCGTTGGCAAAGCACTATTGACCATCTCTATGGCCGCTATAGGATTAAGTATTCATTTTAAACAACTGTATACTCAGGGTAAAAATGCGCTTGGGTTTGGCGCTTTAATTTTTGCCTTCCAGATTTTAATATTGGGAATGATGACCTATTTAATCACTTAG
- a CDS encoding phage holin family protein: MNFLTKVLISSLAVMVSQYILPGVHVDSFFTGIMVALLLGLFNSTIKPVLVILTLPITVVTLGFFLLVINVFVIQLTAGFLDGFTVDGFWWALIFSLVLSFVTSIFNGIDKSDDRRDRY, from the coding sequence ATGAATTTTCTAACTAAAGTTTTGATCTCCTCATTAGCGGTAATGGTTTCCCAATATATTTTACCTGGTGTTCATGTGGATAGTTTTTTTACAGGGATTATGGTCGCATTGCTGTTAGGGTTGTTTAATTCAACAATAAAACCGGTTCTGGTGATTTTAACATTGCCAATTACTGTGGTTACATTAGGATTCTTTTTGTTGGTAATCAATGTATTTGTGATTCAATTGACGGCCGGGTTTTTAGATGGATTTACGGTTGACGGATTTTGGTGGGCTTTGATATTTAGTTTGGTATTGTCTTTTGTGACTTCGATTTTCAATGGAATTGATAAATCCGATGACCGAAGAGATAGATATTAA
- a CDS encoding T9SS type A sorting domain-containing protein, with product MRISILIGLLLAHVLCNAQIEIKRSALSNQIEIKPSKSYEIRGQIISKSTKEPLAFVTLILEQDRKTITGGQTDFDGFYLINLPNSGTYTLKTKYYSSMYSNSEYIIQLNGKTSKTVNFELSHNPDAPKIIACGYTLKTINHNDKIVDLFEEEKLNSDSLDTLLPGYQLIHNPVKSSITIYPNPSSGLVNITNPLITQALTLYDLSGKIVYQIDEPSLTTVSIDISTFQNGIYILRLKDEDGVQIHRIIKN from the coding sequence ATGAGAATATCTATACTAATTGGGCTTCTATTAGCTCATGTTTTATGCAACGCTCAGATTGAAATCAAAAGATCTGCACTCTCAAATCAAATTGAAATCAAACCATCAAAAAGCTATGAAATACGTGGCCAAATCATATCTAAATCTACCAAAGAACCTTTGGCATTTGTAACCCTGATTCTTGAACAAGATAGGAAAACTATTACCGGTGGTCAAACCGATTTTGATGGATTTTACCTTATTAATCTTCCAAATTCAGGTACATATACTTTAAAAACAAAATATTATTCATCAATGTACTCAAACTCAGAATACATCATTCAACTAAATGGGAAAACTTCAAAAACAGTAAATTTTGAACTCAGCCATAATCCTGATGCTCCCAAAATTATTGCCTGTGGATATACTTTAAAAACCATTAATCATAATGACAAAATCGTAGACTTATTCGAAGAAGAAAAATTAAATAGTGACTCTTTAGATACCCTTTTACCCGGCTATCAACTCATTCATAACCCTGTGAAATCATCAATAACCATTTACCCGAACCCTAGCAGCGGATTAGTAAATATTACTAATCCGCTTATTACCCAAGCCTTAACTCTATATGATTTGAGTGGAAAGATTGTATATCAAATAGACGAACCCTCACTCACTACCGTTTCCATTGATATCTCAACTTTTCAAAATGGAATCTATATACTCAGATTAAAAGATGAGGACGGGGTTCAGATACATCGAATTATAAAAAACTAG
- the accC gene encoding acetyl-CoA carboxylase biotin carboxylase subunit codes for MKKILVANRGEIALRIMRTCKEMGISTVAIYSEVDADSLFVKFADEAVCVGPAPSSESYLRGDYIIEKALELGVDGIHPGYGFLSENGDFAQKVTDAGIKFIGPLPKSMAMMGDKLAAKAAVKNYNIPMVPGTDQAIEDPAEVIEIAKEIGFPILIKAAAGGGGKGMRIVNEEADLEEQIRMATNEAKSAFGDGSVFIEKYVESPRHIEIQVLADEHGNIVHLFERDCSIQRRHQKVIEEAPSAVLTPELRAEMGACACDVARACDYWGAGTVEFLYDNGKYYFLEMNTRLQVEHPVSELIAGLDLVEEQIKVARGEKLSFTQADLKIHGHSIEVRVYAEDPENNFLPDIGKLSTYRLPQGEGVRVDDSMEEGKQIPIYYDPMISKLIVWGENREEAIERMIKAIDEYQINGVETTLSFCRYAIDHEAFRTGEFDTHFVKKYFDPKNFRYIKPEEEELAALIGAHLTAERKGRLTVGAKYEVQSAWKLNRL; via the coding sequence ATGAAGAAAATACTTGTTGCCAATAGAGGGGAAATCGCATTGAGAATAATGCGCACATGTAAAGAAATGGGAATTTCAACAGTTGCAATTTATTCTGAGGTAGATGCAGATTCACTATTTGTGAAATTTGCAGATGAAGCAGTTTGTGTGGGACCGGCACCATCTTCTGAATCATATTTGAGAGGAGATTATATTATTGAAAAAGCTTTAGAATTAGGTGTGGATGGAATCCATCCTGGATATGGTTTTTTATCTGAAAATGGTGATTTTGCGCAGAAAGTAACAGATGCGGGCATTAAGTTTATTGGTCCATTACCGAAATCTATGGCTATGATGGGTGATAAACTGGCAGCAAAAGCAGCTGTAAAGAATTATAACATTCCTATGGTTCCGGGTACCGATCAGGCGATTGAAGATCCTGCCGAGGTAATTGAAATTGCGAAGGAAATCGGTTTCCCAATTTTGATTAAAGCAGCTGCCGGTGGTGGTGGTAAAGGAATGCGTATTGTTAACGAAGAAGCTGATTTAGAAGAACAAATCAGAATGGCAACCAATGAAGCAAAATCTGCTTTTGGCGATGGATCAGTTTTTATTGAAAAATATGTAGAATCACCAAGACATATTGAAATCCAGGTTTTGGCCGATGAACATGGGAATATTGTTCATTTGTTTGAAAGAGATTGCTCAATTCAAAGAAGACATCAAAAGGTAATTGAAGAAGCGCCTTCTGCTGTTTTAACTCCTGAATTACGTGCGGAAATGGGTGCATGCGCTTGTGATGTGGCCAGAGCATGTGATTATTGGGGTGCAGGAACGGTAGAATTCTTATATGATAATGGGAAGTATTATTTCCTTGAAATGAATACCCGTTTACAGGTGGAGCATCCGGTATCTGAATTAATAGCAGGATTAGATTTAGTAGAAGAGCAGATTAAAGTAGCCAGAGGAGAGAAACTTTCATTTACGCAAGCAGATTTAAAAATTCATGGACACTCTATAGAAGTACGCGTATACGCTGAAGATCCTGAGAATAATTTCTTGCCGGATATAGGTAAGTTAAGTACCTACCGTTTACCGCAAGGAGAGGGAGTACGTGTGGATGATTCTATGGAAGAAGGAAAGCAAATTCCAATCTATTACGATCCAATGATTTCTAAGTTAATTGTATGGGGAGAGAATAGAGAAGAGGCGATTGAAAGAATGATCAAGGCAATTGATGAATATCAAATTAATGGTGTGGAAACCACATTAAGTTTTTGCCGATACGCAATAGATCATGAAGCTTTTAGAACCGGAGAATTTGATACGCACTTTGTAAAGAAATATTTTGATCCGAAGAACTTCAGATACATAAAACCTGAAGAAGAAGAATTAGCAGCCTTAATTGGAGCTCATTTGACCGCAGAACGTAAAGGAAGATTGACAGTTGGCGCGAAATATGAGGTACAATCCGCATGGAAGCTAAATCGTTTGTAG
- a CDS encoding DUF1801 domain-containing protein translates to MKIEANSPDEYVSKLPEDRAEAIQRLRDIFNSNLPEGFEEVMSYGMIGYVVPHSLYPKGYHVTPDLPLPFINIASQKNFVALYHSGIYAFPELLEWFKAEYPSYVRTKLDMGKSCIRFKNVKTIPYELITELATKMTPERWIEIYESNLKLKK, encoded by the coding sequence ATGAAAATTGAGGCAAATTCTCCAGATGAGTATGTATCCAAACTTCCCGAGGATCGCGCGGAAGCGATTCAAAGATTAAGGGATATATTCAATAGTAATTTGCCGGAAGGATTTGAAGAGGTTATGAGTTATGGGATGATTGGATATGTTGTGCCTCATTCACTTTACCCCAAGGGATATCATGTAACTCCGGATTTGCCATTGCCATTTATCAATATCGCATCACAAAAGAATTTTGTGGCTTTGTATCATTCCGGAATTTATGCTTTCCCGGAACTATTGGAATGGTTTAAAGCTGAATACCCGTCTTATGTGAGGACAAAGTTAGACATGGGAAAAAGCTGTATCCGTTTCAAGAATGTAAAGACGATCCCATATGAACTGATTACAGAGTTGGCCACAAAAATGACCCCAGAGCGTTGGATAGAAATCTACGAGTCCAATTTAAAATTAAAGAAATAA
- a CDS encoding DUF819 family protein, which translates to MEEVVSDIPLITNDAVVFGILIGLLTLIFKATETPQFSKFFKVIPALLLCYFLPSLFSTFGIISPKWIDVAQATAFLADNGFDMSGISNFKDLKHFVLTNEVDASLLNPFIGKSQLYYVASRYLLPASLILLTLSINLKEVFQLGPKALIMFFTGTIGVVIGGPLAILLFSFISPDVVGGVPPNEVWRGMTTVAGSWIGGGANQAAMFEIFKEGDQNLITGSMYSMMITVDIVVAEIWMFFLLLGVGKAAKIDAFFKADASSVETLKNHMHEFSQKIARIPSFNDLVVILGLGLGFTGLAHLLSGHIAPFIKENAPYLAETFSLGSGFFWLIVLATTFGILLSFTSARNYEGAGASKVGGVFIYILVATIGMKMDILAVFDNPAIFLVGLVWMAVHVGLLFIVAKLIRAPFFFLAVGSKANIGGAASAPVVAAAFHPSLAPVGVLLAVLGYAFGTYGALICGYLMQGVAPM; encoded by the coding sequence ATGGAAGAAGTTGTATCGGACATTCCCTTAATTACCAATGACGCGGTTGTTTTTGGTATACTCATCGGTTTATTAACACTGATTTTTAAAGCTACTGAAACACCTCAGTTTAGCAAATTTTTTAAGGTGATTCCCGCATTGTTATTGTGTTATTTCTTACCGTCACTATTTAGCACATTTGGAATCATCTCTCCAAAATGGATTGATGTGGCTCAAGCTACAGCGTTCTTAGCAGATAATGGTTTTGATATGTCCGGGATCAGTAATTTCAAAGATTTAAAGCATTTTGTTTTAACCAATGAAGTAGATGCTTCTTTGTTAAATCCATTCATTGGAAAATCGCAATTGTATTATGTGGCTTCTAGATATTTGCTTCCGGCTAGTTTGATCTTGTTGACTTTAAGTATCAATCTAAAAGAAGTTTTTCAACTGGGACCGAAGGCGCTTATAATGTTTTTCACTGGAACGATCGGTGTTGTTATTGGTGGGCCGTTAGCGATCTTATTGTTTTCTTTTATTTCGCCTGACGTAGTTGGTGGAGTACCACCAAATGAAGTATGGAGAGGGATGACCACAGTAGCAGGAAGCTGGATTGGTGGAGGAGCCAATCAAGCTGCTATGTTTGAAATTTTTAAAGAAGGAGATCAAAACTTAATTACGGGAAGCATGTATTCTATGATGATTACTGTAGATATTGTAGTAGCTGAGATTTGGATGTTCTTTTTGTTGTTGGGCGTTGGAAAAGCTGCGAAAATTGATGCTTTCTTTAAGGCAGATGCGAGCTCTGTGGAGACTTTAAAGAACCATATGCATGAGTTTAGTCAAAAGATTGCGCGTATTCCATCATTTAATGATTTGGTGGTGATTTTAGGACTGGGACTTGGATTCACTGGATTAGCTCATTTATTGTCCGGACATATTGCTCCGTTTATTAAGGAAAACGCGCCATACCTGGCAGAAACGTTTAGTCTGGGATCAGGCTTCTTTTGGTTGATTGTATTAGCGACTACTTTTGGAATCTTATTGAGCTTTACAAGCGCACGAAATTATGAAGGTGCAGGGGCGTCTAAAGTAGGAGGTGTATTCATTTATATTTTGGTTGCAACTATTGGGATGAAGATGGATATTCTGGCTGTATTTGATAATCCGGCTATATTCCTTGTAGGATTGGTCTGGATGGCAGTTCACGTGGGGTTATTGTTTATTGTAGCTAAATTAATCCGTGCGCCATTCTTCTTCCTGGCTGTAGGAAGTAAAGCGAATATTGGAGGGGCAGCATCAGCTCCGGTGGTAGCTGCAGCATTCCACCCATCGTTGGCTCCTGTAGGTGTATTATTAGCGGTTTTAGGTTACGCGTTTGGAACCTATGGTGCTTTAATTTGTGGATACCTGATGCAAGGTGTGGCACCGATGTAG
- a CDS encoding pyridoxal phosphate-dependent aminotransferase, translating to MPTISNNGLAMPESPIRKLVPFAEAAKKNGHEVIHLNIGQPDIVTPQVALDAIKNCSIDVLEYSHSAGFESYRNGLSEYYKSVNIDVDASEIIVTTGGSEALLFGFLSCFNPGDEVIIPEPFYANYNGFATASGVKVVPVTAKIENGFALPPVNEIESLITDKTKGILICNPSNPTGYLYTKEELEIIRDIVAKHDLFLFADEVYREFVYDNKTHYSVMNLKGIEQNTILVDSVSKRYSMCGARIGAIISKNKEVMATAMKFAQARLSPPTYAQIASEAALKTPPSYFDEVKAEYVERRDTLVSALNKIEGVTCPNPSGAFYCVAKLPVDNADDFCQWILSDFSHNGKTVMMAPASGFYSTPGNGQDEVRIAYVLKTELLLEAVEILDKAITAYNNR from the coding sequence ATGCCAACAATTTCAAATAACGGACTGGCAATGCCAGAGTCACCAATTAGAAAATTGGTTCCTTTTGCAGAAGCTGCGAAAAAAAACGGTCATGAAGTGATCCATTTAAACATTGGACAACCGGATATTGTAACGCCACAAGTGGCATTAGATGCGATTAAAAATTGTTCTATTGATGTTTTAGAATATAGCCATTCTGCAGGTTTTGAATCTTATAGAAATGGATTATCGGAGTATTATAAATCGGTGAATATCGATGTAGATGCTTCAGAAATCATTGTGACCACAGGAGGCTCTGAAGCTCTTTTATTTGGATTCTTAAGCTGTTTTAATCCGGGCGATGAAGTCATCATTCCCGAACCATTTTACGCAAACTACAATGGTTTTGCCACAGCAAGTGGAGTAAAAGTTGTTCCGGTTACTGCTAAAATTGAAAATGGTTTTGCACTACCTCCGGTAAATGAAATTGAAAGTCTAATTACAGATAAAACCAAAGGAATCTTAATCTGTAATCCAAGTAATCCAACGGGTTATTTATATACTAAAGAAGAACTGGAGATCATTCGTGATATCGTAGCGAAACACGATCTTTTCTTATTTGCGGATGAAGTATATCGTGAATTTGTGTATGATAACAAAACCCACTACTCTGTAATGAACTTAAAAGGAATTGAACAAAACACCATTTTGGTGGATTCGGTTTCTAAAAGATACAGCATGTGTGGTGCACGTATTGGAGCTATTATTTCTAAAAACAAAGAAGTGATGGCTACAGCAATGAAATTCGCTCAAGCCAGATTAAGTCCTCCAACATATGCACAAATTGCATCCGAAGCAGCTTTAAAAACGCCACCGTCATATTTTGACGAAGTAAAAGCGGAGTATGTAGAACGCAGAGATACATTGGTCAGTGCTTTAAATAAAATTGAAGGGGTTACGTGCCCGAATCCATCTGGGGCGTTCTATTGCGTTGCTAAATTACCTGTAGACAATGCGGATGATTTCTGTCAATGGATCTTATCAGACTTTAGCCATAATGGTAAAACGGTGATGATGGCACCTGCTTCAGGTTTTTACTCCACCCCAGGAAATGGTCAGGACGAAGTACGTATTGCTTATGTATTAAAGACCGAATTGCTACTGGAAGCAGTAGAAATTTTAGATAAAGCGATTACAGCATACAATAATAGATAG
- a CDS encoding DUF1573 domain-containing protein, with product MKTFTLLLGFIFSLSFSVLGQLSGPEITFEKTIHDFGSMKQHTPTTYEFKFTNTGNAPLIISNAEGTCGCTIPTWPQHPIAPGASAVIVVKYDSKRVGPFKKSVKITSNASSSPNIELRIQGTIIAQ from the coding sequence ATGAAAACATTTACATTATTATTAGGCTTTATATTCTCTCTTAGTTTCTCAGTCTTAGGACAATTATCAGGTCCTGAAATTACTTTTGAAAAAACCATTCATGATTTTGGAAGCATGAAACAACATACACCAACCACATATGAATTCAAATTTACAAATACCGGAAATGCACCTCTGATTATTTCCAATGCTGAAGGTACATGTGGCTGTACGATCCCTACCTGGCCACAACACCCCATTGCTCCAGGAGCATCAGCGGTCATTGTTGTCAAATACGATTCTAAAAGAGTTGGCCCATTTAAAAAGTCAGTCAAAATCACTTCTAATGCAAGTTCAAGTCCCAACATAGAGCTTAGAATTCAGGGAACTATTATAGCGCAATAG
- a CDS encoding DUF1573 domain-containing protein → MKKVTLALGFILAFALGTFAQQQVGGPEITFEKDVHDFGKIKQYGNATTEFVFTNTGNAPLIISNAKGSCGCTVPTWPREPIAPGATAVIKVKYDSKRVGPINKSVTITSNATNAPTKVIRITGNISAAPKETTSPVKKEEAAPTSL, encoded by the coding sequence ATGAAAAAAGTAACATTAGCACTAGGATTCATTTTAGCATTTGCACTTGGGACATTTGCACAACAACAAGTAGGTGGTCCTGAAATTACATTTGAAAAAGATGTACATGATTTCGGTAAAATCAAACAATATGGTAATGCAACTACTGAGTTTGTTTTCACAAACACTGGTAATGCACCATTAATCATTTCTAATGCTAAAGGTTCTTGTGGATGTACTGTTCCAACATGGCCAAGAGAGCCTATCGCTCCAGGTGCTACAGCAGTAATCAAAGTAAAATATGATTCTAAAAGAGTTGGACCTATCAATAAATCGGTTACTATTACTTCAAATGCTACAAACGCACCGACCAAAGTAATTCGTATCACTGGAAATATTTCAGCTGCACCTAAGGAAACTACAAGTCCTGTGAAAAAGGAAGAAGCTGCTCCGACATCGCTTTAA
- a CDS encoding response regulator transcription factor, protein MNNTTKNILIADDHPLLIIGLRGIIDNIKGYRLVGEATNGTDAVLLAKQHVPDISIIDLELPGINGIEVLKEIKKHTPDTKVAILTSHKEERYMLEAIDAGADGYLLKDFANIEINRCLTHFENNEPYYSEQLKTYINPDQDKDPNIDKLSRTERKVLRLIGQEKTSKEIGEILFISPKTVDNHRSNIIKKLDLTSKKHSLFSWASKNKAYL, encoded by the coding sequence TTGAACAACACTACGAAAAATATTCTCATCGCAGATGACCATCCTCTCCTCATCATTGGTCTGAGAGGAATTATTGACAATATCAAAGGTTACCGACTGGTAGGTGAGGCAACGAATGGTACAGATGCCGTTCTTTTAGCCAAGCAACATGTACCGGATATTTCTATCATTGACTTAGAACTTCCTGGAATCAATGGCATTGAAGTTTTAAAAGAAATTAAAAAGCATACGCCTGACACTAAGGTCGCTATTCTGACTTCTCATAAAGAAGAACGCTATATGTTGGAAGCCATAGACGCTGGGGCGGACGGATACTTACTTAAAGATTTTGCGAATATTGAAATTAATCGTTGTTTGACGCATTTTGAAAATAACGAACCATATTATTCAGAACAACTTAAAACGTATATCAATCCCGATCAGGATAAAGATCCGAATATTGATAAATTGAGTCGTACAGAACGGAAGGTTTTGAGATTAATTGGTCAGGAAAAAACGTCAAAGGAAATTGGTGAAATACTTTTCATTAGTCCTAAGACTGTGGACAATCATAGATCGAATATCATCAAGAAATTAGATCTCACTTCTAAGAAGCACAGTCTATTCTCGTGGGCTTCTAAAAACAAGGCATACCTGTAG